The following coding sequences lie in one Thermosulfuriphilus ammonigenes genomic window:
- a CDS encoding TrpB-like pyridoxal phosphate-dependent enzyme has product MSSEAKILLPESELPRAWFNIIPRLPNPPAPPLDPKTGRPLDPEALRAIFPRSLIEQEMSPEPWIEIPEEIREVYRLWRPTPLRRAWRLEQALKTPARIYYKDESVSPPGSHKPNTAVAQAYYNKKEGIRRLATETGAGQWGSALSFACKLFGLDCTVYMVKVSFYQKPFRKSLMHIWGAEVFPSPTERTESGRRILAQNPESRGSLGIAISEAVEDAATHEDTNYALGSVLNHVLLHQTVIGLETKKQLELVDERPDVLIGCVGGGSNFGGFVFPFVGDILAGDLEAEVIAVEPTSCPTLTKGLYRYDYGDTAGLTPLLLMHTLGHTFEPPGIHAGGLRYHGDAPLVCQLVADGLVKARAYPQNPCFEAAVLFAQTEGIIPAPETSHAVRAAIDEALKCRETGEEKVIVFNFSGHGHFDLAAYDDFLEGKLEDYEYPEEKILEALEQLPRISAPKDDD; this is encoded by the coding sequence ATGTCTTCAGAGGCCAAAATTCTTCTTCCGGAAAGTGAGCTTCCCCGGGCCTGGTTTAATATCATTCCTCGGCTACCTAACCCCCCGGCCCCTCCCCTTGACCCTAAAACCGGCCGCCCTTTGGATCCAGAGGCCCTGCGGGCCATCTTTCCCCGGTCTCTCATCGAGCAGGAGATGAGTCCGGAGCCCTGGATAGAGATTCCTGAAGAGATTCGGGAGGTCTATCGACTCTGGCGCCCCACCCCTTTGCGTCGGGCCTGGCGCCTTGAGCAGGCCCTCAAGACACCGGCACGAATCTACTATAAAGATGAAAGTGTCAGCCCCCCCGGAAGTCACAAACCTAACACCGCTGTGGCCCAGGCCTATTACAACAAAAAGGAGGGTATCAGGCGTCTGGCTACCGAAACAGGGGCCGGTCAATGGGGCAGTGCCCTTTCCTTTGCCTGCAAACTCTTCGGCCTGGACTGCACGGTTTATATGGTAAAGGTCAGCTTTTATCAAAAACCTTTCCGCAAAAGTCTTATGCATATCTGGGGGGCGGAGGTCTTTCCCTCTCCCACGGAGCGGACGGAGTCTGGCCGGCGTATCCTGGCCCAAAACCCAGAGAGTAGGGGCAGTCTGGGCATAGCCATATCGGAGGCGGTGGAGGATGCCGCCACCCATGAAGACACCAACTACGCCCTGGGTAGCGTCTTAAACCACGTTCTTCTGCACCAGACGGTTATCGGTCTGGAGACCAAAAAACAGCTTGAGTTGGTGGATGAACGTCCGGATGTCCTCATCGGTTGTGTTGGAGGAGGAAGCAACTTCGGAGGGTTTGTTTTTCCCTTTGTGGGCGATATCCTGGCCGGAGATTTAGAGGCTGAGGTAATCGCCGTTGAACCCACCAGCTGTCCGACCCTTACCAAGGGTCTTTATCGTTACGACTATGGTGATACCGCTGGCTTGACCCCCCTGCTGCTGATGCACACCCTGGGACACACCTTTGAGCCTCCGGGTATTCACGCCGGGGGGCTCAGATACCACGGAGATGCGCCCCTGGTCTGTCAGCTGGTGGCCGATGGGCTGGTAAAGGCCCGGGCCTATCCTCAAAACCCCTGTTTTGAGGCCGCCGTTCTTTTTGCCCAGACCGAGGGCATCATTCCTGCTCCAGAGACCAGCCATGCCGTACGGGCGGCCATTGATGAGGCCCTAAAATGCCGGGAGACTGGAGAGGAGAAGGTCATTGTCTTTAACTTTAGTGGCCATGGCCACTTTGATCTGGCGGCCTACGATGATTTCTTAGAAGGGAAGCTCGAAGATTACGAGTATCCCGAAGAAAAGATCCTCGAGGCCCTGGAGCAGTTGCCAAGGATTTCGGCCCCCAAAGATGATGATTGA
- a CDS encoding methylated-DNA--[protein]-cysteine S-methyltransferase: protein MSEIISFGIAPLSFVAHFEGAFLVRLEISEGRSSFPPAKGRAASLFEELSRYLAGEAIVFRTPIAPTGTAFMKKVWDGLREIPYGRAITYGELARRLGCPRGARAVGLALARNPIPIIIPCHRVVGSRSLGGFSAGLEIKRFLLQLEGYLDR, encoded by the coding sequence ATGTCCGAGATTATTTCTTTTGGTATCGCCCCCCTTTCTTTCGTAGCCCATTTCGAAGGGGCCTTTCTCGTCCGCCTCGAAATCTCCGAAGGGAGGTCATCCTTTCCTCCAGCCAAAGGCCGAGCCGCAAGCCTTTTTGAAGAGCTCAGTCGCTACCTAGCCGGAGAGGCCATAGTTTTTAGAACCCCAATAGCCCCGACCGGCACGGCCTTTATGAAAAAGGTCTGGGATGGGTTGCGGGAGATTCCTTACGGAAGGGCCATCACCTATGGAGAGCTTGCTCGTCGGCTCGGCTGTCCCCGGGGGGCCCGGGCCGTCGGTCTGGCCCTGGCCCGGAATCCTATCCCCATTATTATTCCCTGTCATCGGGTGGTGGGTAGTCGTAGCCTGGGTGGCTTTTCCGCCGGCCTGGAGATCAAGCGGTTCCTTCTCCAGCTGGAGGGTTATCTAGATAGATAA
- a CDS encoding SAM hydrolase/SAM-dependent halogenase family protein, producing MAIITLTTDFGLRDSYVAEMKGVILSLAPETVLVDITHEVSPQSVLEGALILASAFGFYPQGTIHLAVVDPGVGGPRRPLVVEAGGYFFVGPDNGLFSLALQKAGAFKAYEIRHRDYLRPEISPTFHGRDIFAPVAAHLARGLEPQRLGPPVSEIEVLDFPQPQQEGSRILGQIVHVDHFGNLVTNIPLGLLKSFPPSRLVVEVAGRRILGLRRAYVEAPVGVLLALVGSHGFLEIAANRASAAATLEVGPGAPVIIYLDNPPAGEGTA from the coding sequence ATGGCCATCATCACCCTGACCACAGACTTTGGCCTGCGCGATTCTTATGTCGCCGAGATGAAGGGAGTCATTCTCTCTCTGGCTCCGGAGACCGTCTTGGTGGATATCACCCACGAGGTCAGCCCTCAGAGCGTTCTGGAAGGGGCCCTTATTCTGGCCTCGGCCTTTGGCTTCTATCCTCAGGGCACCATTCACCTGGCGGTGGTTGATCCGGGGGTCGGTGGTCCTCGGCGGCCTTTGGTGGTTGAGGCCGGAGGCTACTTCTTTGTTGGCCCAGACAATGGCCTTTTTTCCCTGGCCTTGCAGAAAGCCGGGGCCTTTAAGGCCTATGAAATTCGCCATCGGGATTATCTTCGTCCAGAGATAAGCCCCACCTTTCATGGGCGGGATATCTTTGCTCCGGTAGCGGCCCATCTGGCTCGGGGGCTTGAGCCTCAACGTCTGGGGCCTCCGGTCTCGGAGATCGAGGTTCTGGATTTTCCTCAACCGCAACAAGAAGGCTCCCGAATCCTGGGCCAGATTGTCCATGTCGATCATTTCGGTAATCTAGTGACCAACATCCCCTTGGGGCTCCTTAAGTCGTTTCCTCCCTCCCGTTTGGTGGTGGAGGTGGCTGGGCGCCGCATTTTAGGGCTTCGAAGGGCCTATGTGGAGGCCCCGGTCGGGGTTCTCTTGGCCTTGGTAGGAAGCCATGGCTTTCTGGAGATAGCCGCCAATCGCGCCTCCGCCGCCGCTACTCTGGAGGTGGGGCCCGGGGCCCCGGTAATTATCTATCTAGATAACCCTCCAGCTGGAGAAGGAACCGCTTGA
- a CDS encoding PEP-CTERM sorting domain-containing protein produces the protein MKRLLFLTFLIVGWLFLLSSTSRAGPDDGKHYFSLDPDTAAGGNNGDIYLSTEDGTFGFNSHINLPENNDSTAEIDALSSPSHPTVDLPDMFFGRVNMIFSIDGDSDLYEWVIYGPPPPRSGSLDGHFPNLPPHQALGPLVHDDENDLGLSQYDLDAVESGAHPSPSNSNSYPNPFPGHDIGNAYFSVERASLLDNGDIYTSSGGPSGNFSLYLDDNVFGPVIGFDPDLEQIDALIVFDLNGGEDSFDVGNNFLNSDTIFFSLAPRQGGFDPVGDNIYWYSATGSGGLYFDPQLQVNVDALDVHPVPEPATLILFGSGLGLAGLARRRKRT, from the coding sequence ATGAAACGGCTACTTTTTTTAACCTTCCTGATAGTAGGATGGCTTTTTTTGTTGAGTAGTACCTCGCGAGCTGGCCCTGATGATGGAAAACATTACTTCTCCCTTGATCCAGACACGGCGGCCGGCGGAAACAATGGAGATATCTACCTAAGCACAGAAGACGGGACCTTCGGCTTCAACTCCCACATCAATCTTCCAGAGAACAACGACAGCACGGCAGAGATTGATGCCCTCTCTTCTCCTTCTCATCCTACAGTAGATTTGCCGGATATGTTCTTTGGCAGGGTGAACATGATCTTCTCTATTGATGGAGACTCAGACCTTTACGAATGGGTAATTTATGGGCCACCGCCTCCAAGAAGCGGCTCCCTAGACGGGCATTTTCCTAACCTACCCCCCCATCAAGCCCTCGGGCCTCTTGTCCATGACGACGAAAATGACCTCGGTCTCAGCCAGTATGACCTTGATGCCGTAGAATCGGGAGCCCATCCATCTCCTTCCAATTCCAATTCCTATCCCAACCCCTTCCCTGGGCACGATATCGGCAACGCCTATTTTTCGGTGGAGCGGGCCTCTCTTCTTGATAACGGCGATATCTATACTTCTTCTGGTGGGCCGTCTGGAAATTTCAGCCTTTATCTTGATGACAATGTTTTTGGACCGGTAATTGGCTTTGACCCCGATCTGGAACAAATAGACGCCCTGATTGTTTTTGACCTTAATGGAGGGGAAGATAGCTTCGATGTGGGGAACAACTTCCTTAACAGCGATACCATCTTCTTCTCTCTGGCTCCCAGACAGGGCGGCTTTGATCCTGTGGGAGACAACATCTACTGGTACAGCGCCACGGGTAGCGGCGGGCTCTACTTTGACCCCCAGCTACAGGTCAATGTTGATGCCCTGGATGTCCATCCTGTTCCTGAACCGGCCACTTTAATCCTCTTTGGCTCCGGGCTGGGGCTGGCCGGTCTGGCTCGGCGTCGCAAAAGGACTTAA
- the rnr gene encoding ribonuclease R: MGKKIKKKPSIPPTEKNIIKIMEERGRPLLLREIYHALHIPSEERKKVRELIQRLTSQGRLVHLKGKRYGLPEKMRLVTGRLTVHRDGYGFVETGEKGQPDVFIPPGKLKGAVDGDRVVVRIEKSGRRPEGSIIRILERGRRKIIGYFHRGRHVSTVIPEEENLFFEVFIPKGLGKGARSGQIVVAELIDFRPERRNPEGRVIEVLGDPKDLSVQTKIVIHKYDLPHELSEAAKKELQQIPDEVREEDKAGREDLTEIPLVTIDGETARDFDDAVYVAKRRQGWRLYVAIADVSHYVPQGSALDEEAYRRGTSVYFPNAVVPMFPEKLSNNLCSLNPEVERLALAVIIDFDRQGRVKRSRFTKAVIRSHHRFSYTEVKKILVDRDRDLRREHKPFLTSLKWMAELAMEIKAQREARGSIDFDLPEPQIILSFKGELEDIVRRERNLAHMIIEEFMIAANEAVARHLTEREYPILYRVHEAPDLERVKEFVEFAASLGLDLKVPRRLSPAWFQQVLKEIEGKPYAYIVNTILLRTMKQASYDPYNLGHFGLASECYCHFTSPIRRYPDLVVHRALKALLEGRKPPYRLEDLKKMGQHLSHRERVAMEAEREMIDRVRVRLMAERLGEEYEGVISGVAAFGFFVELFEVFVSGVVRLVDLSDDYYILDEKHHRLVGTRTGRVFQIGDVVRVRVKAVDIARRHINFELIESRKENGKKSGRRRKRRSKKKKANP, translated from the coding sequence ATGGGAAAAAAGATCAAAAAGAAGCCCTCCATTCCCCCTACGGAAAAAAACATTATCAAGATCATGGAAGAGCGGGGACGGCCCCTGCTGTTACGAGAAATCTATCACGCCCTTCATATTCCTTCTGAAGAGCGGAAAAAGGTTCGGGAGCTTATCCAGAGGCTCACCTCTCAGGGACGGCTGGTTCACCTCAAGGGTAAGCGTTATGGGCTACCAGAGAAGATGCGTCTGGTCACCGGCCGTCTCACCGTTCATCGCGATGGATACGGCTTTGTGGAGACAGGAGAAAAAGGCCAGCCGGATGTCTTCATCCCTCCCGGAAAGCTCAAAGGGGCCGTGGACGGAGACCGGGTAGTTGTCCGAATCGAAAAGTCCGGACGCCGCCCCGAGGGTTCTATTATCCGGATCCTGGAGCGAGGTCGTCGAAAGATTATCGGCTATTTTCATCGTGGCCGACATGTCTCCACCGTTATTCCCGAAGAAGAAAATCTCTTCTTTGAGGTCTTTATCCCCAAGGGGCTAGGCAAGGGGGCCCGGAGCGGCCAAATAGTGGTAGCGGAGCTCATCGACTTTCGTCCGGAGCGGCGCAATCCCGAAGGTCGGGTAATAGAAGTTCTGGGTGATCCCAAAGACCTAAGTGTCCAGACCAAGATCGTCATTCACAAATACGACCTTCCCCATGAACTCTCTGAGGCCGCAAAGAAAGAGCTGCAGCAGATTCCAGATGAAGTCCGGGAGGAAGACAAGGCCGGCCGGGAGGACCTCACCGAGATTCCGTTGGTGACCATCGACGGAGAGACAGCCCGAGACTTCGATGACGCCGTTTATGTGGCCAAGCGCCGTCAGGGCTGGCGCCTCTATGTCGCCATCGCCGATGTCAGCCACTATGTCCCCCAAGGATCAGCCCTGGATGAAGAGGCCTATAGACGAGGAACCAGCGTTTATTTCCCCAACGCAGTGGTTCCCATGTTTCCAGAAAAACTCTCCAACAACCTTTGCTCCCTAAACCCGGAGGTGGAACGACTGGCCTTGGCGGTCATCATCGATTTTGACCGACAGGGACGGGTTAAGCGATCCCGCTTCACCAAAGCCGTCATTAGAAGCCATCACCGGTTCAGCTACACGGAGGTCAAAAAGATTCTGGTAGACAGAGATCGGGATCTTCGCCGGGAGCACAAGCCCTTTCTCACCTCTCTCAAGTGGATGGCCGAGCTGGCTATGGAGATCAAGGCCCAGCGGGAGGCCCGAGGCTCCATCGACTTTGACCTTCCCGAACCTCAAATCATCCTCAGCTTCAAAGGGGAGCTTGAGGATATCGTTCGCCGGGAGCGTAATCTGGCCCATATGATCATCGAAGAATTCATGATCGCCGCCAACGAAGCCGTAGCCCGGCATCTCACCGAAAGAGAGTATCCCATACTTTATCGCGTCCATGAGGCCCCAGACCTTGAGAGGGTAAAAGAGTTTGTGGAGTTTGCCGCCAGCCTGGGGTTGGATTTAAAGGTCCCCCGAAGGCTTTCTCCGGCCTGGTTTCAGCAGGTGTTAAAAGAGATAGAAGGAAAGCCCTATGCCTATATTGTCAATACGATCCTTTTGCGCACCATGAAGCAGGCCAGTTACGATCCTTACAATCTGGGCCACTTCGGCCTGGCCTCAGAATGCTATTGTCACTTTACCTCCCCCATTAGACGCTACCCGGATTTGGTCGTCCACCGGGCCCTAAAGGCCCTCCTTGAAGGGCGAAAGCCCCCCTATCGCTTAGAAGATCTTAAGAAGATGGGCCAGCATCTTTCTCACCGGGAACGGGTGGCCATGGAGGCCGAACGGGAGATGATCGACCGGGTAAGGGTTCGGCTGATGGCCGAACGTCTGGGTGAGGAATATGAAGGGGTCATCTCCGGAGTGGCTGCCTTTGGCTTTTTTGTTGAGCTCTTTGAGGTCTTTGTCTCCGGTGTGGTTCGCCTGGTGGACCTCTCCGATGACTATTACATCCTCGACGAGAAACATCACCGGCTGGTGGGCACCCGCACAGGGAGAGTTTTTCAGATCGGAGACGTCGTTCGAGTGAGAGTCAAGGCGGTAGATATAGCCCGCCGACACATCAATTTTGAGCTGATAGAAAGCCGAAAAGAGAATGGCAAAAAATCCGGCAGGCGCCGCAAGCGCCGCTCCAAAAAGAAAAAAGCTAATCCATGA
- a CDS encoding NAD(P)H-dependent flavin oxidoreductase has protein sequence MAESRWSCNPPPLKIGDLVARVPIVQGGMGVGISLAGLASAVARAGGIGVISAALVGVFEGEALFFKNPTAANVQGLKRQISLAKEKAPEGIIGVNIMVALTDFDPLCQAACEAGADILFCGAGLPLHLPELRPAGSRTKLSPIVSSPRAAKLIAKRWWSRYHCVPDAVVVEGPKAGGHLGFSPDKIEAQESRLEVLVPQVIEAMKPFEDLAGQAIPVIPAGGIYTGADIYFYIHKLGAAGVQMATRFVATYECDASEAFKEAYIKASREDLAIIRSPVGLPGRAIRGKFIQEVEAGKRSPYKCIYHCLKTCDYRKSPYCIAAALINAQRGRLDAGFVFAGANAWRVEKIVSVQELIDELIEEYCQVRRKEEGA, from the coding sequence ATGGCTGAGTCGAGATGGTCGTGTAATCCCCCGCCCCTTAAGATAGGTGATTTGGTAGCCAGGGTGCCCATCGTCCAGGGAGGGATGGGTGTAGGCATCTCCCTGGCCGGCCTGGCCTCGGCTGTAGCCCGAGCCGGTGGCATAGGTGTTATCTCGGCCGCCTTGGTGGGAGTATTTGAGGGAGAGGCCCTCTTTTTTAAGAACCCTACGGCGGCCAATGTGCAGGGTCTAAAGCGTCAGATCTCCCTGGCCAAGGAAAAGGCCCCCGAGGGGATAATCGGGGTCAATATTATGGTAGCCCTGACAGATTTTGACCCCCTTTGCCAGGCAGCCTGTGAGGCCGGGGCCGATATTCTCTTCTGTGGGGCCGGCCTTCCCCTTCACCTTCCAGAGCTTCGGCCAGCCGGATCCCGGACTAAACTCTCCCCTATTGTCTCTTCTCCCCGGGCCGCCAAATTGATCGCCAAACGCTGGTGGAGTCGATACCACTGTGTTCCCGACGCGGTGGTGGTGGAAGGTCCCAAGGCCGGCGGTCATCTGGGGTTTTCTCCAGACAAGATCGAAGCTCAAGAGTCCCGTCTAGAGGTTCTTGTCCCCCAGGTGATAGAGGCCATGAAGCCCTTTGAAGACCTGGCCGGGCAGGCCATTCCCGTTATTCCGGCCGGGGGTATCTATACCGGAGCCGACATCTATTTTTATATTCACAAGTTAGGGGCGGCCGGGGTTCAGATGGCCACCCGTTTTGTGGCCACCTATGAATGTGATGCCTCCGAGGCCTTTAAGGAAGCCTATATCAAGGCCAGTCGAGAGGATTTGGCCATCATCCGGAGCCCAGTGGGGCTTCCCGGGCGAGCCATTCGGGGAAAGTTTATTCAGGAGGTGGAGGCTGGCAAGCGCTCACCTTATAAGTGCATCTATCATTGTCTTAAGACCTGCGATTACCGTAAGAGCCCTTACTGCATCGCGGCGGCCCTGATAAACGCCCAGCGGGGGCGTCTTGATGCCGGATTTGTCTTTGCCGGGGCCAATGCCTGGCGGGTGGAAAAGATAGTTTCGGTTCAGGAGCTTATTGACGAGCTCATCGAAGAGTACTGTCAGGTGCGCCGCAAAGAAGAGGGGGCCTAG
- a CDS encoding flagellar hook-length control protein FliK, translating to MQIFSFDPQSLDLARGQTPRRLLLQLGETIVATVIGREDEGLIISVKGKLLRAQVENENFPPGTRLRLEVIDDGVPVRLKLLETLAPEGRKDPLLLALKGLKGSLAAGHKVLKGLPGAAERFSLAGDPQPLKILLVQALTKEPQGFSSGVLKALKSLFKVIPDPPSEGSPAPGALLKASDPPSSSPGKVLSPETTSLPKAPLKGNLDPVETGQRPPEIKATPQGEVSFSRPSFNKEPLLEASSSISSQINSQRVASKRAGLASGSPVETSRINPSEASWGPQKILKPPAKGEFLADPPASEQVNSLSDTPRESPPGRRPLGKAGAPVSLSSSSKKGVEKPELTLPQTSSGPEPASSLRADSKRSSSRLEALQDLLLQTASSLQRLQYLLASSTGLEMLFIPLWFRDGSQGYLATFAEEEGERPVRYLLFNLHLSGLGELGIELRLEAEVFDLEIRVAHSSVKSAVESALPELLDRLTLLGYRPRGVRVLVAATDPLVSRWREGPKAVVDLFA from the coding sequence ATGCAAATCTTTTCTTTTGATCCCCAGAGCCTGGATCTGGCCCGGGGGCAGACTCCCCGACGTCTCCTTCTCCAGCTTGGCGAGACCATTGTGGCCACGGTCATCGGTCGCGAAGATGAGGGCCTGATAATATCAGTAAAGGGTAAGCTCCTTCGGGCCCAGGTAGAAAATGAAAACTTTCCTCCCGGCACCCGTTTGCGACTGGAGGTCATCGATGATGGGGTGCCGGTAAGGCTTAAACTTTTAGAGACCCTGGCCCCTGAGGGGAGAAAAGATCCTCTTCTTCTGGCCTTAAAGGGCCTCAAAGGCTCTCTGGCCGCCGGCCATAAGGTCCTTAAGGGATTACCTGGTGCGGCGGAAAGATTTTCTCTGGCCGGTGATCCTCAGCCGCTAAAAATACTTTTGGTCCAGGCCCTGACCAAGGAGCCACAAGGGTTTTCCTCCGGGGTCTTAAAGGCCCTTAAATCCCTGTTTAAAGTCATTCCTGACCCACCATCGGAGGGCTCTCCGGCCCCCGGGGCTCTGCTTAAAGCCTCAGATCCCCCTTCCTCCTCCCCAGGGAAGGTTCTATCGCCGGAGACAACCTCTTTGCCCAAGGCCCCTCTTAAAGGGAATCTGGATCCAGTAGAGACCGGACAGAGGCCCCCGGAGATAAAGGCCACCCCCCAGGGGGAGGTCTCTTTCTCCCGGCCGTCGTTTAATAAGGAGCCTCTTTTAGAGGCCTCTTCATCTATAAGTTCTCAGATAAATTCTCAGAGAGTAGCCTCTAAGAGAGCGGGGCTGGCTTCAGGATCCCCTGTGGAGACATCTCGGATCAATCCCTCTGAGGCCTCCTGGGGCCCTCAAAAAATCTTAAAGCCACCGGCTAAAGGGGAGTTTCTGGCTGATCCTCCGGCCTCCGAACAGGTTAATTCTCTCTCCGATACCCCTCGAGAGTCTCCGCCAGGAAGGAGGCCTTTAGGGAAGGCCGGAGCTCCGGTGTCTCTTTCTTCCTCCTCTAAAAAGGGGGTCGAAAAGCCCGAACTTACCCTTCCCCAAACATCTTCTGGGCCTGAGCCCGCTTCCTCATTAAGGGCTGATTCTAAAAGATCCTCCTCGCGGCTTGAGGCCCTTCAGGATCTTTTGCTTCAGACGGCCTCCTCCCTTCAGAGACTCCAGTATCTTTTGGCCTCCTCCACCGGGCTGGAGATGCTCTTTATCCCCCTTTGGTTTCGAGATGGTAGTCAGGGATATCTGGCCACCTTTGCCGAGGAAGAAGGAGAGCGGCCCGTTCGGTATCTGTTGTTTAACCTCCATCTTTCCGGTTTGGGAGAGCTAGGTATTGAGCTTCGCCTGGAGGCGGAGGTCTTTGATCTTGAGATTCGCGTGGCCCATTCGAGCGTAAAATCCGCTGTGGAGTCGGCCCTTCCTGAACTCCTGGATCGCCTCACCCTTCTGGGCTATCGTCCCCGGGGAGTCAGGGTTTTGGTGGCCGCTACCGATCCTCTGGTGTCTCGTTGGCGAGAAGGCCCTAAGGCCGTGGTAGATCTGTTTGCCTGA
- a CDS encoding EscU/YscU/HrcU family type III secretion system export apparatus switch protein, with protein MKRNKAIALKYQPKKDSAPRVVAKGAGKLAEKILQAAREAGVPIREEPDLLEVLYRLEINQEIPPETYILVAEILAWAWRLSGRLKETSGA; from the coding sequence ATGAAAAGAAACAAAGCCATTGCCCTTAAATATCAGCCCAAGAAGGATTCGGCTCCCCGGGTAGTGGCCAAGGGGGCTGGAAAGCTGGCGGAAAAGATCCTCCAGGCCGCCCGGGAGGCCGGGGTTCCCATTCGGGAAGAGCCGGATCTTCTTGAAGTCCTTTACCGCCTGGAGATAAACCAGGAAATCCCTCCAGAGACCTACATCTTGGTGGCCGAGATTCTGGCCTGGGCGTGGCGGCTTAGCGGACGTTTGAAGGAAACCTCCGGGGCCTAG
- the hisD gene encoding histidinol dehydrogenase yields the protein MIPIYFLSEDLGQERLQRLKQRFSSEGGEYEVRVREILARIREEGDTALVEYTRQFDCPGFQRSDLRVRPEEIEAALVKVDRSFQEALEIARQNIENFHRRQLPHSWFETRDSGAVVGQMVRPVSAAGLYVPGGKGGETPLVSTVLMNAIPAKVAGVQRLVMVTPPGRDGRVSPHLLVAASLVGIEEIYRVGSAWAIGALAYGTETISPVEVICGPGNIYVALAKRLVAGEVGIDLVAGPSEILIIADETADPDYIAADLLSQAEHDPLALSLLVTTSEAVARAVAERLPVRLSWLPRKEIAEKALKDRGAIFIAEDIDQAVWAANQIAPEHLELLVADPFALLPIIKNAGAVFMGPYSPEPVGDYLAGPNHVLPTMGTARYASALSVENFLKKTSLIFYTQKALRLEAEAIVRLAEIEGLSAHAEAVRVRLKV from the coding sequence ATGATCCCCATTTATTTTCTCTCAGAGGACTTGGGACAAGAAAGACTTCAGAGACTTAAGCAGCGCTTCTCCTCTGAAGGCGGGGAATACGAGGTTCGGGTTCGGGAAATTTTGGCCAGGATTCGAGAGGAGGGCGATACGGCCCTGGTGGAATATACCCGACAGTTTGATTGTCCGGGGTTTCAGCGGTCGGATCTCCGGGTCCGGCCGGAAGAGATAGAAGCGGCCCTGGTTAAGGTGGACAGGTCTTTTCAGGAGGCCTTGGAGATCGCTCGCCAGAACATTGAGAACTTTCATCGTCGTCAGCTTCCTCATTCCTGGTTTGAGACCAGAGATTCCGGGGCGGTGGTAGGTCAGATGGTGCGTCCGGTCTCCGCCGCTGGTCTTTATGTGCCCGGTGGCAAAGGGGGTGAGACCCCTTTAGTATCCACAGTGCTTATGAATGCCATCCCGGCCAAGGTAGCTGGTGTCCAACGTTTGGTTATGGTTACCCCTCCCGGGAGGGATGGGCGAGTGTCTCCTCATCTTCTGGTGGCTGCATCGTTGGTGGGTATCGAGGAAATCTATCGAGTGGGTAGTGCCTGGGCCATTGGGGCCCTGGCCTATGGCACCGAGACCATTTCTCCGGTGGAGGTTATCTGCGGGCCTGGTAATATTTACGTGGCTTTGGCCAAGCGTCTGGTGGCCGGTGAGGTGGGTATAGATCTGGTGGCCGGCCCCAGCGAGATCCTGATTATTGCTGATGAAACAGCTGATCCAGATTATATTGCGGCGGATCTTCTCTCTCAGGCCGAGCATGATCCCCTTGCCCTCTCCCTTTTAGTGACTACCAGTGAGGCCGTGGCCCGGGCCGTGGCCGAAAGGCTGCCGGTGAGGCTTTCCTGGCTGCCGCGAAAAGAGATTGCCGAGAAGGCCCTGAAGGACAGAGGGGCCATCTTTATTGCTGAAGATATCGATCAGGCAGTCTGGGCCGCCAACCAAATTGCCCCCGAGCATCTGGAACTCTTGGTGGCGGATCCCTTTGCCCTTCTTCCGATCATCAAAAATGCCGGGGCCGTCTTCATGGGCCCCTATAGCCCCGAACCTGTAGGCGACTATCTGGCTGGACCGAATCATGTTCTTCCCACCATGGGTACGGCCAGATATGCTTCGGCCCTCTCCGTGGAAAATTTTCTCAAGAAAACCAGTCTCATCTTCTACACCCAGAAAGCCCTTCGCCTGGAGGCTGAAGCCATTGTTCGTCTGGCAGAAATAGAAGGCCTTTCGGCCCATGCGGAGGCCGTTCGGGTCCGTTTAAAGGTCTGA